From a single Equus asinus isolate D_3611 breed Donkey chromosome 2, EquAss-T2T_v2, whole genome shotgun sequence genomic region:
- the MARCHF8 gene encoding E3 ubiquitin-protein ligase MARCHF8 isoform X2 produces MSMPLRQISAIPSQDATSARIYRNKTKEKEREEQNEKTLGHSMSHSSNISKAGGPPLASAPGSTFPRTSVTPSSQDICSSSAVFSECCHHSPMQSAVVLKAPQCQSSLTQGLTVTVLCKDTLQASKRNSCGSEWVQVSKPAKNTKARRTLKFSKSLNDMGEKAQDTLGSFDYVERTCSEGKLILPQDLCLRINRFHPKEKRTLSCKPLGNSKHSCVSSLSANHSTASEVEAGKGGMHVPLLEEKADGEAMSRSRRLLRYLFSLSHGSSASSLQRFHELESCATHLHTTKSSSGLAGSVGICSDEMGDDDVFEDSTSAKLKSKVLRAPLCSVEKDSDLDCPSPLSEKCPPISPVSASGDACRICHCEGDDESPLITPCHCTGSLHFVHQSCLQQWIKSSDTRCCELCKYEFIMETKLKPLRKWENLQMTGSERRKIMCSVIFHVIAIVCVVWSLYVLIDRTVEEIKQGHATGILEWPFWTKLVVVAIGFTGGLLFMYVQCKVYVQLWKRLKAYNRVIYVQNCPDTSKKSTFEKSALTEPNFENKDGRRICHSDTSSSCTEPEDTGAEIIHI; encoded by the exons GCTGGAGGTCCTCCACTGGCGTCAGCTCCAGGGTCCACCTTCCCTCGCACTTCTGTCACGCCATCCAGTCAGGACATCTGCAG TTCCAGTGCAGTGTTTTCTGAGTGTTGTCACCACAGTCCCATGCAGTCTGCTGTTGTCTTGAAAGCTCCTCAATGCCAGAGTTCTCTGACACAAGGGCTCACTGTGACAGTTCTCTGTAAAGACACATTGCAGGCATCAAAGAGAAATTCCTGTGGTTCAGAATGGGTCCAGGTGTCAAAGCCTGCTAAAAATACCAAAGCCAGAAGAACACTAAAGTTCTCAAAATCTCTAAACGATATGGGTGAGAAGGCCCAGGATACTTTGGGAAGTTTTGACTATGTGGAAAGAACTTGCTCTGAAGGGAAACTGATACTCCCCCAGGATCTGTGTCTCAGAATTAACAGGTTCCatcctaaagaaaaaagaacactgaGTTGCAAACCTCTTGGCAATTCCAAACATTCTTGTGTTTCATCCCTTTCTGCCAATCATTCAACGGCCTCAGAGGTGGAAGCTGGTAAGGGGGGCATGCACGTCCCGCTTTTGGAAGAGAAGGCAGATGGCGAGGCCATGTCCAGAAGCCGGCGACTGCTCCGGTACTTGTTCTCACTCTCGCACGGCTCAAGTGCCAGCAGCCTGCAGAGGTTCCACGAGCTGGAGAGTTGTGCCACCCACCTGCACACCACCAAGTCCTCCAGCGGGCTGGCAGGGAGCGTGGGCATCTGCTCCGACGAAATGGGAGATGACGATGTCTTTGAGGACAGCACATCTGCAAAACTGAAGAGCAAGGTCCTGCGGGCACCCCTCTGCTCAGTGGAGAAGGACAGTGACCTGGAttgcccttctcccctctctgaaAAATGCCCCCCCATTTCTCCTGTGTCCGCGTCAGGGGATGCCTGCAG GATCTGTCACTGTGAAGGGGATGACGAGAGCCCTTTGATCACCCCCTGCCACTGCACGGGGAGCCTGCACTTCGTGCACCAGTCTTGCCTGCAGCAGTGGATCAAGAGCTCCGACACGCGCTGCTGCGAGCTGTGCAAGTACGAGTTCATCATGGAGACCAAGCTGAAGCCCCTGAGGAAA TGGGAGAACTTGCAGATGACGGGCAGCGAGCGCAGGAAGATCATGTGCTCAGTGATATTTCATGTCATCGCTATTGTCTGTGTGGTCTGGTCTTTGTACGTGCTCATTGACCGCACCGTTGAGGAGATCAAGCAGGGACATGCAACAG GAATCCTAGAGTGGCCCTTTTGGACTAAATTGGTAGTGGTGGCCATCGGCTTCACTGGCGGACTTCTTTTTATGTATGTTCAGTGCAAAGTGTACGTGCAATTATGGAAGAGACTCAAGGCTTATAACAGAGTAATCTATGTTCAAAACTGTCCAGACACAAGCAAAAAGAGTACTTTTGAAAAATCTGCACTAACAGAGCCcaactttgaaaataaagatgGACGTAGAATCTGTCATTCCGACACAAGCTCTTCTTGCACAGAACCTGAAGACACTGGAGCGGAAATCATTCACATCTGA